The Ectothiorhodospiraceae bacterium BW-2 nucleotide sequence GGTCGCAATAAAATTAGCGTAACTCTGCTGCCGAAAAGTTTGCGCCATGGTCTCAAACTGCTGTAGCTCAACATTCATCCGCTCGCTATCGGGCAGCCACACATCGGCGTTGACAGCGCCGTTAATCATCTGTTGCGCCACCTCGCCACTAGCCGAAGTATAGCGATCTAGCTGCGCAATCAGCCGCTCTACTTCGAGCTTAACGGCCTCATAGCGCGTTAACTCATCGAGTGCGGCCCGCATCTCGACAACCACTCTGTTTGCGTCAACAACCATCTCGATTTCGCCAATGAGTACCGCCTGTAGATAGAGATCTTTAATCTGCTCTAAACGAAACAGCGTCTGATCCATCGTCTCAAGTAGCGGATAGTGGTAATCTTTAACACTATCGAGTCGCGATCTATTTTCGGCAGAGTTTTTTAAACTAAACCACTGAAAAGCCAAAAAAAGCACTACCGCTATGAGCAGAATATAGTGGTAATTTTTAAACTTGATCATGCGCTAATATCTTACTTAGGCTCTTTTGAATGGGGGTGGAAACGGGCTATCTTGTCACAAGAGAGTGTCACTTTTGTGTCGCCTCTATTGCGAATTAAATAAATTGAGTAGCTGCTGAGATTGACGCACGACATCGTAATAGCTATCGCCATGAGCCACAAAGCTGATCGGTGCGGCATTTACCTCGCTCTCACTACGATAGTTGACTACCGCTTCAGTTATCTTCTCGACTCTCGCCTGATCCAGATGCGGTGCGACCACCAGTGTCGATTCGGGATAGGGGGGGCTCTTGTCGATAATATGAAAAATATCCCCATACTGCTGTACCGATTGAAGGTAACGGTTACGGCTCAAAGCGGCAACATCGATGGAGCCTGCGACCAGCGCCTGTGCTAGCTTTGAGCTTTTACGCAAGAAAAATATCTCATTAAAGTAGCTCTGATAGTCGATCCCCTGTTTCGATAACATTAAGATAGGTAGCAGATAGCCACTCGTCGAGCCCACATCTTTTAAACCTAGCCGGCTCTGTTTCAGATCCGCCACCTGTCTGAAGCGACTCTGCTTGAGTGAGACCAGATAGGTCTGAAAACTATCACTCAAGCCGCCATCACGACTGCGCATCTGAATCGTCGCGACATATCGTAACTGCGGCAGTGTTGACGCTATCTGCACATATTGCGCAGCAGAGATAATCGCAATATCGCTCAACTCATGCTGTAACGCATAAGATAGATCATCATAGCGATGGTGGATAACCATCTTTACATCGGTAGCGAGCTGCTGCGACAGGTAGGCGATTAGCTCGCCATACTGCGCCTCCCGCTCTGTCTGCGTCCGACCGGGGGAGACAGAGAAGATGAGCCCCTCTGAGGCAGAGAGAGACCCACCGAGGGGTAGCAGTAGCAGCAAAATCAACATGGCTCTCCCTCTCATCGACTCTCCTCCTCTAAGGGTGGCAGCTCAAAGGGGGTCGCCCCTAACAGAGGCTGCATATAGATAAGCCCGCCGTGGGGACGGTTAATATCGGCCTCAAAGAAGAGATACTCAAACAGCCTATCGGCCTCAGTCGCGGCGACAACGACCGAGAGGGTATCTTTTTCGGTCGTCTCGCCGACACCGCGATGGCGTAATGGAGTTATCCGTCCTACCCCGCGACCGTGGTGAATATTCACCCGACTCACCCCCTTGTCATAGACCAACTTCTCGATAATGGGCGCAGCGCGTCCGACAGGGAGGATGGCGGTAATTAACTTCTGTTCGGTTAATAGTGGCATTCGCTACCCCTCCTCCCCCCGCTCCTGTGCCGCTATTTTGTTTAAAATATCGGCCGGAATAAAGGTCGCTGCCTTCTCCACCGGAGTGACCCATAAAAATCCCATCCCCGGGGTATCGAAGCGACCGGCACTATAGATACGATCAACAATATGATCGACCTGATCACTAGAGACCACGATATTAATCACCTCCTTTTCGGCATCGATCGTTAGACCTAAAATACCCAACCGCTCCCGCACCCCGCGACCGAAAGCGTAGTGAATACTCGCCCCCTGCGCCCCCCCCTCCTGCGCTGCCTGCACCACCGCATCGGCGTGCCCTTTTGGCACCGCAGCCGTAATGAGTGCTACATCGGTTAAAATAACAATCTCTTTTTTACTCATGCCCCACTCCCTCTCTCTTTGTCGCTAACGACGGCGCTGCTGCTAACCCACTATCGTAGTCAAGATGGCGCCGTTTAACCTTCCAGTTGACCCATAACCCAGTTAGTAGCACCGACAGAATCGGCCCAATAGAGGCCATGGCCAAAATACCAAACCCCTCTACTGCCCCCACAGCGGTGCCAAATCCCAACCCCATGGAGAGCACCAGCGGCACCGTCACCGGCCCTGTAGTCACACCGGCGCTATCCCAGGCGATATTGACAAACTCCTCGGTCGATAACCAAGTTAATACCACCGCGAGCAGATAGGCCGGCAGCAAAATCGCCACCAAAGGGATGGTAAAGATAATTTTAGCCACCCCTACCGCAATGCCACAGCCGACTCCGATAGAGACCGCCAGCATCAATAGCCGTTTAGGAAAGGCGCCATTGGTGAGATTCTCCACCGTCATCCCCAGTGCATTTAGCGCCGGTTCTGCCAGTGTCGCACCAAAGCCCAACACCCAAGCAAATAGCAGCGCGATCAGAATACCGACCAGATAACTATAGAGGGGGGAGTCAGCCACCGCCGAAATCGTCGTAAAGGCCGCCGGCACCAGACTACCAGACTGACTACCCAACTTAGCCAGACCGTAGGTTAGCCCTAGACTGAAGATAATCATCCCCACCACCGCCAAGGCAATGCCGAAAAAGAGGTGCCCGGGCTGCTTTAAGCGCTCCTTTAACACCCACACCAGCACCGCGAGCAGAAATAGCACCAGCGGCACAATGGCCCGAACCCCACCCACAATCTCACTCCAAGGCGAGCGACTCCACTCAGTTGCCACCTCAGCCGCCTGCGATCCGGCCACTGCCAACCTAATCTCATCGACGCTGCTCTGTTGAGAGACAAACAGCGCCAACAACATCACCGCAATAATAGGAAACAGCGACGCGAGCGTCACAATGCCAAACCCCGACGAGCTATTGTGCCCCTTACCGGCGGCGGCGGCGATCCCGATCCCAAGACTTAAGACCAGCGGTACGGTGACCGGCCCAGTCGTTACCGCCCCACTATCCCACGCCAACCCCAATACCGGACGCAAATCACTATCCAGACTCAAATAGAGGGTCAATAGCAGGGTCGGAGTGAGCGTCAGATAGATAAGCGGCTTTAGGCTCCAGCCATATAAAAAGCGCAAAGTACCGAGTATCGCCGCTCCCCCCACACCCGCACCCACCACGAGCACCAGCACCTCAGACCACTCATTGAGCAGCAGATAGAGATAGGGGGCGGCGTTGACATCGACTATCGAACCGGCAGTCTTTAGCGCCCCGATCGCCGGCTCGGCAAAGGTGACCCCAATGCCGAGCAGAAACGCAATAAGCAGCACCACCGGCAGTGTTGCCCGAGTCGGCAACGAATGACCAATGAGCTCACCAAACGGCATGAGGCCAATCTTCAGCCCCTCCATAAATAGCATTAGCCCCATAATCACCGCCACTAGCCCTGCGGCAATGACACCGGCGTCGGTAACCTCTTGGCGCAAAATCACCACCTGCAGCAGCACCAGATAGAGCGCTAGGGGGACCACCGCCTGCAACTGCTCTTTAAGCCTAACCCCTACGTAGGGGGCAATCAGCCGCCAAGCATCAATTAGACGCAGTTTAAGCAGTGGCGCTTTATAGGGGATCTCACCTCCCTGCTCATCATAGCGCGGCTTTGGGGTCAGGTGGTTATAGCTCACCCGATAGTGGTGAGCGTTAACCTCGCGGGTAAAGGCGGCAAAACGGATAGAACGAGGCACTTCTCTTGCTCCTTTACATTACTGACTCTTTTCGTGATCAAACAGATGTAGCTGGTGAAAAAAGCCGTGCACACTAAACGGCAGGTGGGCCTCCTCTCTATGCGGCGTAAAGAGAATCGCGCTCGCCACCGCACCGCTTAGACAGGCGATACCGCAGATAGAGAAGGCCAACGAAAAGTTGCCCATATCCCCCAAAACACCCCCTAAAATCGGAAAGACGATGCCACCTACCCCATAAGATAGAAAGAGGTAGGGGTAGTTTTGGCCGACACTTCGATTACCGAACTGATCTGCCGTTAGCGCCGGAAAGAGCGCAAAATTGCCGCCGAAATTAAACCCGATTAGCGCCGCCCCCAAATAGAGCAGATACTCATCTCCCGCCATAGAGGTAAAGAGCAGCAGAATCACCCCCTGACTACCGGCCATGAGCGTCACCGCCCGTTTACGCCCCAAGCTATCGCTCACCACCCCCCAAACGATGCGCCCGACGCCATTAGCAATACTAAAAAAGAGCGCCATCGCCGTACCGGCAATCGCACTCGCCTCAGCCACTGAGTAGCCAGAGGCCTGTAGCGCCTCCATCGGGTAGAGTTTCATGAGCCCAATCGACATCAATCCCGCTCCAGCGCTAACCGCAAAGGTGATAAAGAGCAGATAGAACTGCGGCGTATGTAGCATCTCCGTCACCGTAAAGTTCTCCCCCCCGGCACCGGCCTGTTGTGGCGGGGGTTGGTAACCGGCCGGTCTCCAGCCGTGGGGCGGCATCTTCATCCAGAGGCTACCTAGCAGCACCAACGAGGTAAACAGTACCCCATAGATAATAAAAGTATTAGCCAACCCGACCAGCTCGATTAAATGGCCCCAGTTACCGGCCAATTTGACCCACGCCATCGCCCCAAAGCCGAAACCGGCGACCGCCAACCCAGTAATTAGCCCTTTATGGTCGGGAAACCAGTTCATTCCCACCGCAATCGGCACCACATAGCCTAGCCCGATCCCGATCCCACCAATTAGGCCGACCCCAAAAGCGACCTGCCAAAACCCCTCAGCACCACTCACTCCCGCTAACAGATAGCCCGCGCCAAGGGTAACGGCTGCCACCTTCGCCAGTTTCGCCGGCCCCCACACATTGAGTTTACGCCCGGCAAAGAGCATCGACAGCGAGAACGAGGCTAACCCCACCGCAAAGACAATTTGGGTATCGAGTTTACTCCAGCCACTCTCTAGCAGCGCCGGCGTAAAGACCGACCAAGCATAGATAGCCCCGAGACAGAGCTGAATTAAGATGGCTCCGAATACCACCAACCAACGGTTCATGATCACAGTTTTTTCAGACATACCGACTCCCTTTCCAGACTAACTTTCCAGACTAATGAATCCCATCACGCTCAAGTAGCAGACGCAATGAGAGTTTGACAAAATCCATTGAGGTGACAACGCCGACCACACTCCCCTCCTCCAATACGGGTAGGCAGGCGTGTTTGTGATCCACAAAGAAGCGCCCCGCCTCGATTAGAGTCATCTCTGTCGTCGCGGCTAGCGTAATCGGCTGCATAATCTCCGTCACCGCCGTACGACTCTCTTGTAGATCAAGCTGCTCTAAACCGTAGCGATTGATCAGCTTCAGTGCATGGTTAAGCACCGCCCTATGGGTCAAAATACCCACTATCTGCCCGCCACTATCGACCACCGGCAGATGGCGAATGTCATGCCGCCGCATCCGCTCTCTCGCCTGATGCATATCTGCGCTCTGCTCAATCGTTATCGGATTGGAGGTCATTATATCGGCCACCGTATTCATACTCATCTTCCCTCTCTGATAATCAATATCGATAAAACGGCGATTATCCCCTATTTAACAGCTACCGGCCAAAAGAGTCTGAATTGTGCCCCGTCACCCAAGCTCGATAGCAGCTCAATATGCCCCCCATGTTCATGGACGATGTGATTCACCATCGCCAACCCCATTCCGCTCCCCCCCTCTTTAAAGCGGCTGCTAAAGAAGGGTTGAAAAATTTTGCCCCGCATCTCCTCCGCGATACCGGGACCACTATCGGCTATCTCTAACAGCAGATAGTCGCCGTCAATCGCCTCGTCACAGATCACACAGCGGCTCTCGCCCCCCTGCCAGCGCGTCAATCGAATCCAGATAGTCCCCCTACCGGCCATCGCATTGCGGGCATTAATCACCAAATTCATCACCACCTGCTGTAGCTGCACTCGGCTAAAGTGGCCGTAGGGGAGATCGGGCGCGACCTCAAGCTGGAACTCTACCGATTTTTCGACAATCACCTGCAACAGAGCAAACTGCTCATTGAGTAGCGCTGCCATATCGATAGACTCCCGATCAGAGGAGTGGTCGCGGCCATAGTGGAGCATCCGTTTGACCACCTCGGCCTTATGGTGCAGTAGCAGTTGAATCTTCTGATTATAGTTAGCGACCTTGGCGGCGCTGCACGGCTCACCGCTAGTTAGGTGCTTCTCTATTAACCGAGAGAGGGCTAGAGTACCGTGAATTGCATTTTTAAAGTCGTGCGCCATGCCATGGACAAACTCCCCCACAGAGGCGTTTTGGTTGGCAATGCAGAGCTGTTGGTGGAGTTGGCGGATCTCCTCAACCCGCGCCTCTACCTGCTGCTGTAGCGAGTGGGTGTAGAGCTGGAGCTGAAGATGGGTTGCCACTCGGCTTAACAGCTCCCGCTGGCGAATCGGTTTGGTAATGTAGTCCACCGCTCCAGACTCAAAAGCGGTCACCACACTCTCCTCATCGGTACGGGCGGTCAAGAAGATCACCGGTAGCTGCTCCCAGCGCGACTCCCCCTTAATTTGGCGGCAAAACTCTACCCCACTGACTATCGGCATATTGTAGTCGAGCAGAACGAGTGAAAAGGGTTGTCGCAGTAGCTGCAACCGTCCACTTTCAGCACTGGTGGCGTAGGCGACTCGATACCCCTCGTCGCGCAGTATATGGCCAACTAATTGGATATTGTGTGGGTTATCGTCGATAACCAAAATCGAGTAGTTGTGAGTCATTGTGCTATCCATCCTCAGCGGGCTCCGACTGTAGCCGCTGTAACTGCTGCTGTAGCTGGCCAAACTCTCGCTGCAACCGTTCGATATCAAAGAGCGTAATCGCCTGCTCCACCCGATAGAGTAGCGGTTCGATGACCGCAATCTCCCCTTCGGCACGGAAAAAGACCCCTAAATCGTGGCAAAACTGCTCCGCTTCGTCCATAAATCCACTCTCCATCACCTGTTGTAGTCGAGGCAGAAAGGTTGTCACTAACTGCGTTTTTGCGTCAGTCGAGAGTCGCTGCCGCTCCTGTCCATGATCATCGTCTAATGGCAGCTCCCTCTCGGGCTCAGCGCGGCTATCACTGTCGCTATCGAATAGAGCGTGTTGATGGGGTAGATGGTGGCTCATACTCTCAATCAGATCGGTAAACTGTAGCGGTTTGTGCAGACACTCGGCAAAGTAGATGCGATAGCTCTGTAGCTCATCTTCAGTCACCGAGGCCGTGACCGCAATCACCGGAATCACGGCGGTCGCGGCATCGGCCTGCAGGTGCCGCACAGCGGTGACTCCATCCATCTGTGGCATACGAATATCCATTAAGATGAGATCGGGGTGGTGCTGCCGCGCCTTCTCTAGCGCCTCCTTGCCATTCTCCGCCTCAAGTAGGGTAAAGGGGTAGGCGGAGAGGTATTCGCAAATGAGCTGCCGGTTAAAGGGGATATCATCGGCTATCAAAATGGTTGCCGCCTCAAAGCGGTACTCGGTGTGGGTGTGGGAGAGCGTCTCTAGGTTCGCGTCGGGGCAGATCGGAATGTCGGGCAGGGTGAGGGTAAAGCAGCTCCCCTCCCCGACTCGGCTCACCACGCTAATATCCCCCCCCATCTGCCGCGCTAATTGACGACTGATCGCTAACCCCAACCCGGTTCCGCCATACTTTTTGGTCGATTGCATCTGCTGCTGCTCAAAGGCGGAGAAGAGGCGAGGTAGAAAGTCAGCGTCAATGCCGATACCGGTATCGCAGATCTCACACTGAAGCGCCATTCGCAGCGAATCGGCATCGGCATCGAGCCGAAACGAGACCTTGAGGGTCACCGATCCCTGCTCAGTAAATTTAATCCCGTTATTGATGATATTAATTAAAATCTGCCGTATGCGGTGCTCATCGGCATAGATCACCTGCGGCAGTGCGTCGGGTAGCTCCATCACCAGTGTGAGCCCCTTATCCTGACACTGTAAACTAAATATCTGCTCTAAACTACGAAACAGCTTAGGTAGCGAAAAGATCTCCGGGTTAATTTTTAACTTACCCGCCTCAATTTTCGAGAGATCTAAAATGTCATTAATAATATGCAGCAGACTGCGGGAGCTAACCTGAATCGACTCCAAAAAGGAGCACTGTTTAGAGTTCAAGTCGGTCGCCAAAAGAAGATCGGCAAAGCCGATAATCGCATTCATAGGGGTACGAATCTCATGGCTCATATTGGCTAGAAATTCCGATTTGCTTTGGCTCGCCTTTAGCGCATTTTCGCGCTCCTTAAGGGCCACCTGGCGCGAGTGATCGAGCTGCCGCTCAACCAGTTTACGATGGGTAATCTCCCGCACCAATTTGCGATTCCAGTAGAGAATGGTGAGCAGAATCAGACTAAATAACAAGACGAGCTGGATAAATAGCGTATAGTCAACCGGATGTTTAAGCTCGATTCCGATCCAACGGTTATAGATTTGGCTGCGCAGCTCCGCCGGCATCTGTTTAATCGCCTTATTTAGAATCGACACTAGCTCCGGCCTATCTTGTCTGACGCCAATACTGAGCTCAAACTCCTCATCGGCCTTACCCATAACACGCAGATTGGTTAACCCCTCCTCCTGAATCACCTGATTGACTGTCGGCAACTCCTGAATAAAGTAGTCGATCTCCCCTTTAGAGAGCGCACGCATTCCCTCTCTGACGGTGACAAATCTAAACGGCGTTACCATCGGATAGCGCTGCTGTAGTAGCTCATCCACATAGTAGCCGTTGACCACACCGACCCGCTCCCCGACCAAAGCGCCGATATCGCTCACAAAACGGCTCCTCTCGTGGCCGACGATAATAATCGGAAAACGGATAAAGGGATCGGTAAAGAGCATCTTCTCTCTGCGCTTAGGGGTATTAACCAACGCGCTTAATAGATCGAGCTCCTTACGAGCCAATTTATCGAGCAGGTAGTGCCACTGCTTTGCAGTCGATATCTGGAAATCGAGTTTTAACTCTTTATTAAAGTAGTTGTAGTAGTCGGCAATCATACCGCGATAGGTCTTGCCATCGAACTGCTCAAACGGCGGCCAATCACTATCGATCCCCAGCTTTAGCAACGGATGAGACTGTAGAAACTGCCACTCCTGCTCGGTTAGCAGCTTGCCAGTATCGCTTAACTCATTCAACGACTCGCTGTAAAGACGCCATTTTTCGATAATAAAGTTGCGCTCCCTAGCAGATATCGCTCGCAGGGTCTTATTGAGAATCGACTGCACTAGCGCCGCGTCAGGGTAGTCTTTAAAGATGCCGATATGGAGTCTGTTCTCCTGCTCTGCACTAAAACCGAGCTTGATATGGTTAAAGTGGTAGCGGCGGATAATATTGTTATAGGTGACATACCCTATCGCGGCATCGACCTCCCCGTTTTGCACCATACGCAGCTGTTCAATCGGATTATCGGCATAGATCACCTCAACTCCCGCTTCGGCGCGAATATAGTTCTCGGCGGCGTGGTGCTGCTTGACTACCGCCACCTTTCTTTTGACCAAGTCGGTACGAGATCGACAGGGGTGGGCTACTCTATCGGAGCAAAAGAGCAGCATCGATGCGGCAAAAAGGGGATCGGTTAGCAGAAAATGGGCCTGCGCAAACGGGCTATCGAGCAGAGTACTGTTGCCGATGAGGGTGGGAGAGATCACCTGTGCTTGTGAATAGTTAGCGGGTGCCAACTCGATCGGTTTTAATCGAATCGGGTAGCTCAAAATCTCGGCCATCAACTTAATGATGTCGGGATAGATACCGGTGAGGACACCGTTTTGATGGCGAATAAAGAGCGGCTCCTGATCGCCCAAATCGAGTAGGGCAAGCTCAATCCTCCCCTGCTTCTCTAACCAGTAGTGCTCCTCCATCGAGAGGGTCAGACCAGAGGGCTGTGGCGGAATATTTTGCTGGTCAAAGACGACAGTGTGCAGATTTTTAACCTCGTCAAGATAGCCAAAGCGGACAAAATCGTTGGCTAGTTTGGCGATTTTACCCCGACTGATTTTGCCAAGAGGCACTCTGTCGGCCATAATTAACTGGCGGGTCATCTGCGCCTCATAGTGCAGATGGTCGAGCGAGAGCGGTGACTGGTAGCGCTCTTTAATAATATTAATCGTCTGTTCAGGATGCTCTAACGCATAGTGCCAGCCTCGAATTGAGGCATCGCGAAAACGGCGGGCTCGATCAGGGTAGTTCTCCGCTTCACTACCGGAGGCAAACAGCATATCGCCATAGGAGTCAATGCCATAGGCCATCGGATCGATAATATTGACCTCAATCCCACGACTGCGATAGTAGTAGGGTTGATCGGTCAAATAGGCGGCAATGGCATCCATCTTACCCGAGAGGAGATCGTTCGGATCGTAACTCATATCGAGCTGCTCGTAGTCAGAAACGCCCTCATTTTGCAGCATGGAGTGGAGAAGATAGCCATCTTCATCAAAGTTAAAACCGAGGGTACGGTGCTGAAAATGTTGCGGTTCGCTAATGCCGGAAGAGGCGAGCGTCAGCAATACTAGCGGGTTATTTTGAAATATCGCCGCTAGCGCCACCAGCTCTCTCCCCTTCATACGAGCTAACAGACCGGAGGCGTTTAGGGTTGCGTACTGAACCCGATTTTGCGCCAATAGCTCAACAATCGAGTCGTTGTGCACATCAGGGAGGTAGTCGCGAATCTCAACCTCTAGCCCGACATCGCGATAGAACCCCTGCTCTTGTGCCATATAGTAGCCGGCAAACTGAAACTGGTGCTGCCACTGTAGCTGCAATACCACCGACTCTAGCGCCGACAGCGGCCTAGTCAGTAGCAGTAGCCCTAACAGCGTAAAGAGGTTAAGTCTCATACATAAACGCATCACGAAACTGCTCGCGAATGGCTAAAAAGCGATCTAGGTGGGTAAAAAAGAGGCTCACTAGCTGAGGCTGAAACTGCTGCCCCGACTCCTCTTGTAAGAGGGTGAAGATCTTCTCATCCGGCCAAGCCCGCTTATAGCAGCGATCACTCCCTAAGGCATCGAAGACATCGGCTAAGGCGACAATGCGGCCATAGAGGTGGATATCCTCCCCCGCCAATCCGTTAGGGTACCCTTTGCCGTTCCACTTCTCATGGTGCTGTAGCGCAATCGTGGCCGCCGCCTCCATCACTGGCCGATGGGAGGCCTGTAACATCTCATACCCTAAGCGGGCGTGGGTCATCATAATCTGCCACTCCTCTGGTGTTAGCCGCCCCGGCTTATGTAGTACCGCATCGGGAATCCCCACCTTACCAATATCGTGCATTGGGGAGGCGTCGCGCAGTAGAGCACACTCTGCTTGTGATAACCCTAATAGCTCCCCCATCAGTGCCGAGTACTCCGCGACCCGTTTGACATGGTTGCCGGTCTCTTTTGAACGGGTCTCGGCAATCGCCCCCATGGTAAAGACGACTTCGCGCTGAGTCTGTTCAACCTCCGAGGTTAACGCCTCTACCCGCCGCTCTAAATGGTGCCGATAGTCGTTTAGTTGCAGGTGGGTGCGAATGCGAGCTAACAGCTCAACTTTACTAAAGGGTTTGGTAACATAGTCAACCCCGCCGGCGGCAAACCCCTGCTCGACACTCTCGGCATCGTTACGGGCGGTTAGGAAGATCACCGGAATATCGGCCAGTTCAGCCTGTTGCCGCATCTGACGACAGGCGGTTAAGCCATCCATGTTGGGCATCATGACATCCATAAGCACCATATCTTGCCGCCGCTCCTGCAGCACCTTTAGTGCCCTTACGCCATCGGTCGCATAGGCGATGCGATACCGCTCTTCACGCAGGATGGAGGCTAGGAGCTGAATATTTTTAGGGTTATCATCGACAATAAGAATCGAAAAAATTTCGCTGTCCATTACATGACCTCATCAATATCATAGTTATCTGGTTTTTGATACCGATTCCACTCATCTATTCGAGCGAGATATGACTCAATTTTTTCGATATCAAACAGTTCAACAGCCTCTAATAGCTCGGTCATTAGCGCCGATAATGCTTTAGAACATTGATGGGACGGTAGCTGCAATACAGTGTGGGCAAAGCGGTTAATCTGCTCTAAATCGCCACACTCTCGCGCTTTGGTATAGTCTATCTCAAGCTTTGGCGGCAACTGCAACGATCCTACTAACTCATCCTCTCGGTTTTTGGGCAACGGTTGCGCTAGAGGCCGATTCTCACCCTCTGCCTCCTCCGATAGCGGTAAAAACTGCGCGAGGATGGCTATCATCTCATCGACTCGACACGGTTTGGGGAGAAAACCATCAAATTCGGCCCGATCTAGCTGCTGTTTTTCGTTCTCAGTCACTGAGGCGGTATAGGC carries:
- a CDS encoding two-component system response regulator → MDSEIFSILIVDDNPKNIQLLASILREERYRIAYATDGVRALKVLQERRQDMVLMDVMMPNMDGLTACRQMRQQAELADIPVIFLTARNDAESVEQGFAAGGVDYVTKPFSKVELLARIRTHLQLNDYRHHLERRVEALTSEVEQTQREVVFTMGAIAETRSKETGNHVKRVAEYSALMGELLGLSQAECALLRDASPMHDIGKVGIPDAVLHKPGRLTPEEWQIMMTHARLGYEMLQASHRPVMEAAATIALQHHEKWNGKGYPNGLAGEDIHLYGRIVALADVFDALGSDRCYKRAWPDEKIFTLLQEESGQQFQPQLVSLFFTHLDRFLAIREQFRDAFMYET